The DNA segment GCGTGGGCCAGCAGCCAGCCCAGCAAGGGGCGATTGTCTTCGACGGTAGCCTCAAGGTGAGCGCTGCCGTCTTCCTGATAGTCCAGGCGCATATCCGCAGAAAGCGGCTGTTGTTGCAGGCGCTGGGCCAGTGCCGGGTTGACCCAGGCGCGTAACGCCACCTGCTGTGGTCGGTCGATATCGTTCGGTTGCAGCAGCTGCGCCTCGCCCAGGCTCAAGCCCGGTTGCCAGTACCAACCGTAGGGCATGCCCTTGCTGTTGCAGTGCAAGGGGAACAACCCGGCCAGCTCATTCAGATCACGTTCCACCGTGCGCTTGCTGGTCGAGTGACCTATCTTGGCCAACGCCTGTTGCAATTGGGTGGAGCTCAAGCCCGGATGATGGTCGGGCAGCAGCTTGAGCAACTGCCACTGACGGGCGATGGTGTGGCGAGTGGGATTGCTGGGCAAAACACGGATCCTTGGCGCAGCGGGTGGCTCGCCTAGCTAGTGGCAATTGGCTATTGCTGCGCAGCATACCTTGGCACAGGATGGGATCCAAATTTAGTTAGCGCTTTCGCGCAACGGTTGCTGGATGACTTCGTATCTTGCAGTTCCTTCGACTACTAGCGTGCCTTGCTCATCCCAGAGCTCACCTCGGGCATAACGCCTATGTCCTCTGGACATGTATTGGGTACCGACGCCGACGAAGCGCCCAGGAGTGACAGGCACCCGCAGTTGGATATCCAGCCCAGTGCAGCGGGCTACTTGGTTACTGGCGAGCATGGCGAAGACTGCCGGCCCCATGCATTCCTCGATCATCGCCGAGAGCATACCGGCGTGGATAAAGCCCTCTTCGTTGGTCAGGGATGACGTAGCCGTGAACAGCACCTCGGCCTGGCGCTTGACCTTGTGATACAAGATCAGTTGCCAGCCGAGCAGGCTGGCGGCGTGAGGCAACGAATGCTGGCCATCGGTGGTTCTGCAGAACAGCGTGTCCTTGTCCATCAGGTGAGGCGCTCCATAGCCGAGGGCATCACCTAGCCTGCAATGGACAGTGGATCAGGTCTACTGGCAAAAATGCCAGGTGTGCAATCGAGCGCTTGGATGTGCGCTATTTCAGTTGAGTGTCTGCGCTAGCCATCCCGGCTGATGACAAGCCACCCCCCCTCCTGTATACC comes from the Pseudomonas urmiensis genome and includes:
- a CDS encoding WYL domain-containing protein, whose translation is MPSNPTRHTIARQWQLLKLLPDHHPGLSSTQLQQALAKIGHSTSKRTVERDLNELAGLFPLHCNSKGMPYGWYWQPGLSLGEAQLLQPNDIDRPQQVALRAWVNPALAQRLQQQPLSADMRLDYQEDGSAHLEATVEDNRPLLGWLLAHAGAIQLHAPAQLRTAMLAQLRQSLALHDGE
- a CDS encoding PaaI family thioesterase, which translates into the protein MDKDTLFCRTTDGQHSLPHAASLLGWQLILYHKVKRQAEVLFTATSSLTNEEGFIHAGMLSAMIEECMGPAVFAMLASNQVARCTGLDIQLRVPVTPGRFVGVGTQYMSRGHRRYARGELWDEQGTLVVEGTARYEVIQQPLRESAN